Part of the Pseudomonas lijiangensis genome is shown below.
GTTTGTCCAGCAAGTGAGTGCGGATGAAACGCACCGGGTCGTAGAGGTCCAGTCGGCTGTCTTGCAGGTCCTGCACCAGTCGCAGGGTGCAAGGGCTGGTGTCGCAATAGATCGGGTCGAGCCCACCGCGGCTGGCTTTGGTCAGGGCGGCCAGCAGTTCCTGGCGTTTCTCGTCGGCCTGCGCGTTATAGCCTTTTGAGGCGAAGGGCTGGCCGCAGCACAGGCTGTCCTGATTGTCCGGGAACACTACTTGGTAACCGGCTTTTTCCAGCAGGCCACGGGTTTTGTCCAGCAGTGAAGTCTGCTCGTGATCCCTGGCCGATGGTCCCATCACCCGCGAAACGCAGGCCGCCAGATACACCACTCTGGGGCGCTGATCGTCCACGGGCGCGGTGAAGCGAATGGTGTTTTCGGCCTGTGGCATGGCCGGTGTCCATTGCGGGATGCGCCCGGCGGATACCTTGTTTAGAGTGGCCGACAGTCTGGCCAGGCGCGGCGCACCCAGCAGCATGCGTGCGCCGTTGGCGGCGTGGAGGGTAAAGCGTGCGCCCTGTAGCGCGGTCTTGAAGTTGTGCGCCAGCCAGTTGGCCGTTTTGCCGTGGCTGGCTTCCTGTTGGCGCAGCTTCCTGACCAGTTCGCCGGTGTTGATGCCGACCGGGCAACGCTGGGCGCACAGGCCGGTGGCGGCGCAGGTGTCGAGGCCTTGGTAGTGGTAATCCTGTTCCAGTTTTCGGGTGTCGGCACCGGCGCGTTTCTTTGCCTGAATGTCGCGCCAGATGACGATGCGCTGTCGCGGGCTCAAGGTCAGCCCCTTGGACGGACAGACCGGTTCGCAGAAGCCGCACTCGATGCATTTGTCGACGATTTCATCCGCGGCGGGCAGCGGTTTCAGGTGCTTCAAGTGGATCTGCGGATCGTTGCTGAGCACCACGTCCGGGTTGAGAATGCCGTTGGGGTCGAGCAGGCGTTTGAGTTGCCACATCAATTGATAGGCGTCGCTGCCCCATTCCTTTTCGACGAAAGGCGCCATGTTGCGCCCTGTGCCGTGTTCGGCTTTGAGCGAGCCGCCAAACTCCACGGCCACCAGTTCCGCCACGTCCTCCATGAAGGCCTGATAGCGGGCGATTTCTTCCGGGTTGTTGAAGCCCTGGGTGAAGACGAAATGCAGATTGCCCTCCAGCGCGTGGCCGAACAGGATGGCTTCGTCGTAGTGATGTTTGTCGAACAGAGCGATCAGGCGACGCACGCCGATGGCCAGTTGTTCGACCGGGAAGGTGACGTCTTCGATGATGACCGTGGTGCCGGTCTGGCGCACGGCGCCGACAGCCGGGAAGGTGTCTTTGCGGATGGCCCAGAGGCGGGCGTTTTCCAGCGGGTCTTCGGTGAAGTCGACCTGCTTCTCCACCGGGAAGGACGCCAGCGACGCCATGATCTGCGCCAGTTGTTCATGCAGTAAATCTCGGGACGCTGCCCGAGTTTCGATCAGCAGGGCGCAGGCATTTGCCGAGAGTTCGCGGACAAAGGCCGGCATGCCGGGTTTGTCCTGCACCGAGCGCATGCTGCGCCGGTCTAGCAGTTCGACGGCGGCGACCGGCTGGTTTTTGAGCGCGGTGACGGCGTTGCAGCAGGTTTCCACATCCGGGAAGACGATCAGCGCCGAGGCTTTGTGCGGATGGTCGGGCACGGTGTTGTAGGTCACTGCGCTGATAAACCCCAGCGTGCCTTCGGAGCCCACCAGCAGGTGGCTGAGGATATCCAGCGGCTCGTCGAAATCCACCAGGGCGTTGAGTGACAGGCCGGTGGTGTTTTTCAGGCGATATTTGTGGCGAATTCGGGCGGCCAGTTCGGTATTGGCGCGGGTGGTGCGGCCCAGATGGGCGAGTTGTTCCAGCAGGTCGGCGTGGCTGGAGCGAAAGGCACGCACGCTCTCTGGATCTTCAGTGTCCAGACGTGTGCCATCGGCCAGTACGAGACGAATTCCGGCCAGCGTGTGATAGGTGTTCTGCGCCGTGCCGCAACACATGCCGCTGGCATTGTTGGCGACGATGCCGCCGATCTTGCAGGCGTTGATCGACGCCGGGTCCGGGCCGATCTTGCGGCCGAACGGTGCCAGCCAGGCATTGGCCTGTGCGCCGATGACGCCGGGTTGCAGGCGAATCTGTGTGCCTTGCTCCCGTACTTCCCGGCCATTCCAGTTGTCGCCCAGCACCAGCAGCACCGAATCGCTGATGGCCTGGCCAGACAGGCTGGTGCCTGCGGCACGAAAGGTCACCGGGACGTTTTCAGCCTGGGCCAGCTTGAGCAACGCCACCACTTCGTCTTCGGACTCGACCCGGATCACCAGTTTGGGAATCAGTCGATAGAAGCTGGCGTCAGTACCGAAGGCCAGTGTCGAAAGCGGGTCGTCGAAGCGCCGGTTTTCCGGGATCAGGCGGCGGGCTTCGTGGATGAAGTTCTCTGGCAGGCTCATGCGTCTTCCACGATCAGGACCACAAGGTCTTTGGGGCCATGGGCGCCGTAGGCCAGCACCTGTTCGATATCAGCGGTCTTGGACGGGCCGGAAACCAGCAGGGCATTGGTCGGCATGCCGCCGCTCCAGTGCTGGATGCGCTGGGCTTCACAGAGGTTGTCGTAGATCTCGCTGGCTTTGAGCAAGGCGAAATGCACCGGCGGCACCAGGCTCATCAGGCGCGGCTCTTCTCGTGTCGGCCAGATGATCAGGCTGCCGGTGGCGGCGATTGCACCGGCTGTGGTGGTGAAGCTGGCCGGTGTGTCATCGAACAGTTCTTTTTTCCATTGCTCGATGGGCCGGTCATAGGTCTTGAGGGCTGGCAGGTCTGGGCGGGTTGCCCAGTGTTCGGTGACACGCTGCCCATGGGCGGTGGTGGGCGCGATCAGCAGGCTGGGCAACTGGCGATCATGCACCAGTTCTGCGAGCCGTCGAGGCCAGTCCGCTTCCGTACAGAGGTGGATTTCCGTATGCACGGCTTCCATCAGTTTGCGCAGTTGGGCGACCCGTTCCTGTGGCGCGTAGGTCCAGGGTTTCGTCACCAGGACTTCATCGAAGTTGTCAGCAATCGGTGTCGTTCCCGTCAGGCTCTGGCGCAGTTTGGTAAGGATGTTTTGCTTGGCGCTCATCAGAGTTCTCCGGGCTGCTTGCTCAGGTGCTCGCGTGCCATTTCATGCAGGGAGCGGGCAGCGGGTTTCGGGGCGCTGTGGTTCTGTGTCCAGGGACCGACATTGCCGGGCATCAGGCCACGCAGGCGAGTGGCCATGAGCGCGAATGCTTTATAGAGGGCGGGCGAGGTGTTGAGTTTCGTCCAGGCGTTCCAGATCAGGCGTTCCTTGCGTGAATATTTGCGGCCCTGATCGCGCATCACCCGTTCAGGTGCGTCCGGTGCCTTGACGTTTTCTTCGCGCAGACGGCGCAGCAAGGCCGGAATCGGGATCTTCACCGGGCACACTTCGCCGCATGCACCGCAAAGCGATGAGGCGCTGGGGTGGTCTGGCACTTTGCTCAAGCCTGCCATGTGCGGGGTGATGATCTTGCCGATGGGGCCGGGGTAGACCTCGCCGTAGGTGTGGCCGCCGACGCGGGTGTAGACCGGGCAATGATTCATGCACGCGCCGCAGCGAATGCAGTTCAGGGTCTGGCGCAGTTCGCTGTCGGCAAAGGCCTGGGTCCGACCGTTGTCCAGCAGCACCAGATGCACTTCCTGCGGGCCGTCCAGTTCATGCGGCTTGCGCGGGCCGGAGATCATGTTGACGTAGGTGGTGATCGGAATGCCCAGCGCCGAGCGGGTCAGCAGTGATAGCAAGGGGATGGTGTCGCGCAGGTTTTCGACGACTTTCTCGATGCCGGTCACAGCGATATGCACGGGCGGCACGCTGGTGACCATACGGCCATTGCCTTCGTTTTCCACCAGTAACAAGGTGCCGGTTTCGGCAATCGCAAAGTTGACGCCGGAGACGCCGATATCCGCCTCGAAGAATTTCTGGCGCAGCACGCGGCGGCCGATCTGGATCAACTGATCGACGTCGGTGGTGTACTCCACGCCCAGCTTTTCATGGAACAGCTTGCCCACCTGACCGGCGTTCTTGTGGATGGCCGGCATGATGATGTGCGAAGGTTTTTCGTGGTCCATCTGCACGATGTATTCACCCATGTCCGCTTCCAGGCACTCGACGCCGCGTTCGCCCAGGAAGTCGTTCATCTCCATCTCTTCGCTGACCATCGACTTGCCTTTGATCACTTGCCTGGCTTCGTGGGCATTGACGATGGACAGCACGATATCATTGGCCTGTTCGACGGTTTCGGCCCAGTGCACATTCACGCCGTTGCGGATCAGATTGCGTTCCAGTTGCTCCAGCAGGTCCGGCAATTTGGACAGGGCCCGGGCGCGAATCGCATTGCCCAGTGCACGCAGGTCTTCACGTTCTTCAGGGTCGCTGAAGGCCGCGGCACGCTTGCTCATCAGCGAGTCCATGGCGCGCCGGAAGTTACCGCGCAGTTGCTTGTCGCCAAGGGCTTCATGGGCGCGGGAGCGGAAGTCCGTTTCGACTTCCATGGCAGGAATGCGGGTTTGCGTATTCATCGCTGTTCTCCGGTGCGTTGCCACAGGAAGCTTGCCAGGTGCAGGCCGCGCAGGGATTCGCGTTGTTTCTCCAGCGCGCCGTTGATGTTCATCAGGCAGCCGCAATCGGCGGTGAGGATCTGGTCTGCGCCGGATTCCTTCAGCGCGTGTGTCTTGTCGGCGACCATGGCCCCGGAAATATCCGGCATGCGCACGCTGAATGTTCCACCGAAGCCGCAGCATTCGCTTTCATGGTCGTGCTCGACACGCTGTACATTGGCCAGTTGGGACAAGAGTTCACGAGCATGCAGATGCGTGTTCATTTCGCGGCGTGCCGAGCAGGAGGTGTGCAGTGCGATCTTGATCGGTTGCCCTTGATCGTTCAGTCGGGCCTTGCAGACGAACAGCAGGAACTCGGTCAGCTCATAGGTGCGCGCTGCCAGGGCGCGGACCTGTTCGAGGGTGTCGGGTTCGTCCTTGAACAGGTCGGGGTAGTGCTCGCGAAACATGCCGGCGCAGGAGCCGGAGGGCACGATCACCGGGTAGTCGTCCGCGAACAGTGCCAGTTGGGCGCGGGCCACTTCACGGGCCTGATCGGTGTAGCCGCTGGTGTAGGCCGGTTGTCCGCAGCAGCTTTGTTCTTGCGGGTATTCGACGGCGATGCCTTCCCGTTCCAGCAGGTGGATGGCGTCCATCCCGGCTTCGGGGAAAAACAGGTCGACCACGCAGGTGCCGAACAGGTAGACCCGCTTCGGTTTCTCGGTGGGGTATTGCCGTGGCCCATGACGCGCTGGCGCGACTCGGGTGGCATTGGGTGAGGCATTGTAGAAAAGCTCGCTCATCAGGTGTTTCTCCGGGTGGGCCCGGTTATCCGTGCAGGGCATGAATGGCTGACGCCGGTGGTTGGGGCCGACGTCAGGGCTTCGCGTCTTTTTGTAATCAGTGAACGATCATGCCGGTGAACCAGTAGGCCTGGGCATAGGTGATGCAGCCCACGATGGTGGCAAAAAACAGGCTGTGCTTGAGTGTGAAGCGGAACAGGTCCGACTCCTTGCCCACCAGCCCGGTCGCGGCGCAGGCTACGGCTATGGATTGCGGCGAGATCATCTTGCCGGTCACGCCGCCGCTGGAGTTGGCGGCGACCATCAGCACGTCACTGACGCCGATCTGGTGTGCCGTGGTGGCTTGCAGTGAGCCGAACAGCGCGTTGGCCGAGGTATCGGAGCCGGTCAGGAATACGCCCAGCCAGCCGAGGAACGGCGAGAAAAACGGAAACGCCGCGCCCGTTCCGGCCAGTACCAGCGCCAGTGTCGAGGACATGCCCGAGTAGTTCATGACGAAGGCGAAGGCCAGCACCATGCCGATTGAAACGATGGCCCAGCGCAGCTCGATCAGCGTCTCCTTGAAGGTGGTCAGACCAATCTTCGGGCTGATGCGCAACACGATCATGGCCAGAATCGCCGAGAACAGAATCGCTGTGCCCGATGCGGCGATCAGGTCGAACTTGTAGACCGCTGGCATGGCGGTGGCCTTGGCGACGATGGGTGCGCCCTTGATCACCAGTTGGTCCAGGTAGGGCACCGCGATGTTGATGGTCCAGGCTTGCAGGGCACCGCCTGCGGCGAACATGGCCTTGAACGGCTTGAGGGTCCAGATCGTGACCATGGCAGTCAGAATCAGGAAGGGCGACCAGGCCTTGATGATCTGGCCAAGGGTGTAAGGCGATTTGACGGTGGTGCGTTGCTGGCTGAAACCGCCTGGACCACCAGCCATGGCCGCTGAGCCGCCACTGACGACAATCGAATCCGCAACGCGTTGCGGCTGCCAGACTTTCAGGAACAGCGTCAGGGACACGATGCTGACCAGTGCCGACGTGATGTCCGGCAGCTCGGGGCCGATGAAGTTGGACGTAAAGTACTGGGTGATCGCAAAGCTCAGGCCGGCAATCAGCGCGGCAGGCCAGGTTTCCCTGACGCCCCGTACACCGTCCATCATGAACATCAGCCAGAACGGTACGAATACCGACAGCAGCGGCAACTGGCGGCCTGCCATGGCGCCGATCTTGAACGCATCGATCCCCGAAACCTGCCCGGCCACAATGATCGGAATACCCAGCGCGCCAAAGGCTACGGGAGCGGTGTTGGCGATCAGGCACAGGCCTGCGGCGTACAACGGATTGAGTCCCAGCCCTACCAGCAATGCTGCGGTAATCGCCACCGGCGCACCGAAACCGGCAGCGCCTTCCAGGAAGGCTCCGAAGCAGAAGCCGATCAGCAATACCTGCAGACGCTGGTCATCGGTAATCGACATGACCGAGCTGCGAATGATCTCGAACTGGCCGCTCTTGACCGTCAGTTTGTAGAGAAACACCGCCGCGACGATGATCCAGGCGATAGGCCACAAGCCATAGGCGAATCCGTAGCCTGCGGCTGCGAGGGCCATGTCTGTGGGCATCTGGAACGCGAAGATCGCCACCAGCACCGACAGCGCCAGGGTGATGCTGCCCGCTATATGGCCTTTGAGCCTGAAAACGGCCAGTGCCAGAAAGAAGAACACGATGGGGATGAGCGCAGCGGCGGCGGAAAGGCCCAGACTGCCCAGAGGTGTATAGAGTTGTTGCCAGGTCTGCATGTAGGTGGCCCCTAATTGTTTTTGGTAAGGCCCGGTGTTCTGTGTCGTGCGTGCATGGCCGATGTGGATGGACGAATCGCACAGTTCACCAGCTCAAGACTTCCTGATCGGAAGGTCTTGCAGCGTGATGGAGGTCAGCCATCGGCGCCGGCATTGGATAATTGGTAATACCAATTTACAATGTCTGATCGCTAGGTTAGAAGCCTTGCTGTTGCTGTGTCAATTTGTCTTGTCGCGACTTTGGTCGGGTGCACGGGAAAATGCGGTTAGCCTGCTGCATCTGGCAGGTGCCTGAAGGGCGGCGATAAGCGAGAATGCGCGGTCCCGCTAATGAGTCGGGTGGTGGAGTGAGGGGTTATGGGTTTTGATCAGGTGCGTCAGCGCCGTTTGTCTGATGATATTGTCGAGCAACTGGAACGAATGATTCTTGAAGGCACGCTCAAGTCGGGCGGACGCCTGCCTGCCGAGCGGGCGCTTGCCGAGCAGTTTGGTGTTTCCCGTCCGTCCTTGCGTGAAGCCATCCAGAAACTGACCGCCAAGGGGTTACTGGTCAGCCGTCAGGGCGGTGGCAACTATGTGGTCGAAAACCTGGGCTCGACCTTCAGTGACCCGTTGCTGCATCTACTGGAAAGCAGCCCCGATGCCCAGCGCGACTTGCTGGAGTTTCGTCACACCCTGGAAGCTTCCTGCGCCTACTACGCGGCCCTGCGCGCCACCGATGTGGACCGTGAGCGCCTGCGTGAGGCCTTCGATGCCTTGCAGGCCTGTTACACCTGCGCCGACGAAGTCAGCCGGGCCGAGGAGGGCGCTGCCGATGCCAGCTTCCATCTGGCCATTGCCGAGGCAAGCCATAACACGGTGTTGCTGCATACGATTCGGGGGTTGTTCGACCTGCTCAAGCGCAATGTCGTGATCAATATCGGCGGGATGTATCAGCAGCGCGCCGAGACTCGCGACATGCTGATCCAGCAGCATCGTGAGTTGTATCTGGCGATTATCGAAGGCCGCGCCGAGGATGCGCGAGAGGTGTCCAGCCGCCACCTGACCTATGTGCAGGAAGTGCTGGAAGAGGTACGGCAACAGGTTCAGCGCACAGCACGTGCGGAGCGCCGCAACAATATGTGATGCTTGTTCACTGATCTGTAGGAGTCTGTAGGAGCGGATTCATCCGCGATGACTTCATTCAAGGCGATACATTTCTTCGGCTGTACCAGCCTTTCGCGAATGAATTCGCTCCCACAGCAGTTTGCACCTGGGCAGTAAGGATCAGTCGTCCTTGCCCTTGCTGCGCACGGCCCGTTGCAGTTCGCGATCCGAATCGCGCTCCCGCTCGGTATGGCGCTTGTCGTATTCCTTCTTGCCCTTGCCCAGAGCAATTTCGCACTTGATCAAGTGCTGCTTCCAGTAAAGGGAAAGGGCTACGCAGGCATAACCTTTCTGCTGCACCGAAGTCGTGAGCTTTTCGAGCTCGCGCTGGTTCAGCAACAGTTTACGGGTGCGTGTCGGGTCAGCGATGACGTGTGTGCTGGCGGTCTTGAGCGGCGTGATATGGCTGCCCATCAGCCAGGCCTCGCCATCCTTGAGCAGCACATAACTGTCAACCAGCTGCACCTTGTTGGCACGCAGGCTTTTTACTTCCCAGCCAGCCAGGACCAGACCGGCCTCGAACTTGTGTTCGATGAAGTAATCGTGACGCGCCTTTTTATTTTGCGCGATGGTCCCTGTGGGATGTTTCTTGAGCTTAGCCATAGGGGCCGCATTATAGGGAGTTGCTTCAATGTCGGCTACGGGAAAGCGTGCCCTTGAGCACGAAGGATGAATCCCGGACAATGTGTACTCTTTTCAAGGCTGTCCTGTTGTGATGCTTGCAGGCGAGGCAAGGGATTTGATGAGCCTTGAATTCTTTTTTACTGCGCTACGTGGCACCGTTAGGCATTTTTGTGGTGTTTGCCGCTCAGCTTTGGAATTGACGCTCACATGACTACGCATATTCAGCGCTCGGCTCTCTTGCCGTATCCGGCCGGGTTCTTGTACGACCTGGTCAATGATGTGGCCCGCTATTCCGAATTCCTGCCCTGGTGCGCTTCGGCAGTGGTGCTTGAGGAAAGCGATACACACATGCGCGCAAGCCTGGAGGTCGCCAAGGGTGGCTTGAGTCAGAAATTTGTAACGCGCAATGTACTGGTGCCCGGAGAGTCCATCGTGATGGATCTGGTCGAGGGGCCTTTCAATCAGCTGCATGGTGTCTGGACATTCAAGCCGCTGGGTGAAAAGGCCTGCAAGATCAGCCTGGACCTCACCTTTGACTATGCCGGCTCGATTGTGCGCGCCACGCTGGGGCCGCTGTTCAATCAGGCCGCCAATACTCTGGTGGACGCTTTTTGTCAGCGAGCCAAAGAGCTGCATGTCTGACGAACTCATCCAGATCGAGGTGGTACATGCCGCCGTTGATCGTCAGGTGTTGCTCAGCGTTGCCGTGCCGGCAGGCTCATCGGTGCAGCAGGCGCTCGTCGCTTCAGGCATGCAGGAGCAGTTTCCTGAACTGGATCTGGCCCAATGTCCGGTAGGGATTTTCGGCAAGGCAGTAAAAGATCCTTCCGTGCGCGTGCTGGAGGCGGGGGATCGTATCGAGATCTATCGCCCGCTGTTGGCGGACCCGATGGAAGTGAGGCGCTTGCGTGCTGCCAAGGCGCGTTTGAACAGAGACGCCATGCCCTAATGTCGATCAGTTAAGATCAATGAATCACTTTGTGGGAGGCAGCTTGCTAGCGACTTTGGCGCCCAGGCGCAGAATATCTGCCAGTTTCAAGGCCCTCTCGCCAGCAAGCTGCCTCCCACAGGTTTTGTTTGTGCCTTAACTGATCGGCATTACGCCATGCCCTGATTTCTTAGATCGGCAGACAGCAAAAAGCCCGGCATGCCGGGCTTTTTTGTGGAAAACGTTTCCGATTAATGCGGAGTTGTTTCCAGGGGTTCCTGCACAGGCACCGGAACAGTTTCGACACTGTCCACGTCCTTCTGGATCTGGTCCAGCAGCGAGCCTGGCTTGGCTGGCGCTTCGGGTGCTTGTTGTGGCTGGTTTTCAGCTGGAACTGTCTGGTTGCTGCTGTTGCCGAGAATGGCTTCATCGCGGCTTACGCCGGGCATGAAGTCGCCGGACAGGCTGACCAGTTGATCGTTACCGTTGAAGATCAGGCTGACGCGCTCCTGCTGGCGTTCACCGCCACCAGGCTGCAGGCTGTACAGGTAGTCCCAGCGATCAGTGTGAAATGTGTCGGTCAGCAGAGGGTTGCCCATGATAAACCGTACTTGCCGCCGGGTCATTCCGGGACGTAACTGGTCTATCATGTCCTGCGTGACGACATTTCCCTGTTGGATGTCGATTTTGTAAACCCCGGGGAATGAACAACCGGCGAGTGCGAGCAGTCCCACAAGGGTGAAACTGGTTAGCAAGAGCTTGGTGTTTTGCATCGGTGGGCGACTTCCACTATCTTGGCTGGGACAACGTAAACCCGGATCATACCTGCATTAAGAGAAGCTGCGAAGCAGCGTCTGCGAGAAAGCTGACCATGGTTGAAAATAGCGAACTACGTAAAGCAGGACTTAAGGTGACCTTACCACGGGTCAAAATCCTTCAAATGCTCGATTCTGCCGAGCAGCGCCACATGAGTGCCGAAGATGTCTACAAGGCGCTGATGGAGGCTAGCGAGGATGTCGGTCTGGCCACGGTCTACCGTGTTCTGACTCAGTTTGAAGCTGCTGGATTGGTGGTTCGCCACAATTTCGACGGCGGTCATGCTGTGTTCGAGCTGGCTGATGGCGGCCACCACGACCATATGGTCAATGTGGAGTCCGGCGAGGTGATCGAGTTCTTCGACGAAGAAATCGAGAAGCTGCAAAAGGCTATCGTCGAGAGACATGGTTACGATCTGGTCGATCACAATCTTGTGCTCTACGTTCGTAACAAGAAGGCTTAAGCCAGAGACGACAAAGGCGACCTCAGGGTCGCCTTTGTGCTTCATGGGTCATCAGTTTTTGGCTGTGATGACCATTTTCTTCGCGTGTGCCAGGGATTCCTTGGTCAGGTCGATGCCGCCGAGCATGCGCGCCACTTCTTCTATACGTTCGTTCTTGTTGAGTTTGGAGACGGCGGTGCGGGTCGCGTCGCTGCCTCTGACCTTGTGCACGAACAAATGCTGATGGCCCTGCGCTGCTACCTGCGGCAGGTGGGTCACGGTCATCACTTGCCCGCGCTCACCCAGTCGGCGCAGCAACTGGCCGACAATCTCGGCTGTCGGGCCACCGATACCCACATCCACTTCGTCGAATACCAGCGTCGGTACGCGGGAGGTCTGTGCGGTAATCACCTGAATGGCGAGGCTGATGCGTGACAGCTCGCCCCCGGAGGCCACCTTGGCCAATGCCTTGAGTGGCTGACCCGGGTTGGCGCTGACCAGCAGTTCGACCTGTTCAAGGCCATGGGGCAGCAGGTCGCTGCCGGAGTTGGGTTTCAGTTCTATGGTGAACCGCCCGCCGGGCATGCCCAGTCGGTGGATTTCTTCCTCCACGGCGCCGGCCAGCTGGTTTGCGGCGCGCTGGCGAAAATCGCTCAGCTCTCTGGCTTTTTCCTGATAGTGACGGGCAAAGGAAGCCAGTTCGTGCTCAAGTCGCTCGATGGATTCGTCGTTGGCATTCAGGGTTTCAATTTCATCCAGCAGCTTCTGTTGCAGTTCGCTCAGCTCGGTTGGCTGGATGCGGTGTTTGCGAGCCAGTGTGTAGATGCTGTCCAGGCGCTCTTCGAGCTGTTGCAGGCGGGCCGGGTCGGCGTCGAAGTGATCCAGGAAACGATTCAGTTCGCCGACGGCTTCTTCTATCTGGATCTGTGCGCTGGACAGCAGGCCGGTGGCTTCGCTCAGGGCTGTGGGTGAATTGTTGATGCTGCCCAGGCGGTTCAGGCTGGCGGTCAATGCATTCAGCACATTGCCCGAATCGCTCTCGCTGCATTGCTCCACGACCTGACGGCAAATGCTCAGCAGGCTTTCGGCGTTGGTCAGGTTCTTGTGTTCCTGCTCGAGCTGCTCCAGCTCGTTCTCACCCAGGCTCAGGCTTTCCAGCTCTTCCAGTTGATAGCTGAGCAATTGATGCCGTGCGCGCTGCTCGTCGCCGGAGTTGGAAAGCCGCTCCAGCTCCTGACGGGTCTGGCGCCAGCGTTGGGCGGCCAGTTGGACCTGACGCGCCAGCTCGGTGGCGCCGGCGTATTCGTCCAGCAGGCGTCTGTGGGTATCGGTTTTCAGCAGCGACTGGTGTTCATGCTGGCTGTGGATGTCGATCAGCAGTTCGCCCAGGGCCTTGAGGTCGCCTTGAGGGCAGGGCGTGCCATTGATGTAGGCGCGTGAGCGCCCTTCGGCGGTAATGACTCGCCGCAGGATGCACGGGCCGTCGTTATCCAGGTCGCGCTCTTTGAGCCAGGCCTGCGCTTCGGGAATATCGGCCAGATCGAAGGTGGCCAGGATGTCGGCCTTGTCGGCGCCGGGACGAACGACGCCACTGTCAGCGCGATCGCCGAGCGTCAGGCCCAGGGCGTCGAGCATGATCGACTTGCCGGCACCGGTTTCGCCAGTGATTACGCTCATGCCTCGATCCAGTTCAAGATCAAGGTGTTCGACGATGGCGTAGTTATGTACGGAAAGGTGCACCAGCATGGAGTGGCTCCCAAGCGATTTGTCTGGTTATTTATACAGTGTTTTATTTGGTTCTGACAATGCTTGGGTTTAGCTCGTTTTGATCGGGTTGCACGCTTTTTTAGTCCGGATGGCGATGAAAACCGCTCCGTTCTGTGTGTGCGACACGCGGAAAAATTTCAGGCAATGCACATATCCATCATGCCGAGCCCTTGAAGCCTGAAAATCCGTTCCCATATAGGGGGGCAGAAGCGCGAGATGGGTTCGCGGACGTTTTTGAGAGGAGAACACTATGGCTGACGAACAGAATCTGGAT
Proteins encoded:
- a CDS encoding FAD-binding and (Fe-S)-binding domain-containing protein, whose amino-acid sequence is MSLPENFIHEARRLIPENRRFDDPLSTLAFGTDASFYRLIPKLVIRVESEDEVVALLKLAQAENVPVTFRAAGTSLSGQAISDSVLLVLGDNWNGREVREQGTQIRLQPGVIGAQANAWLAPFGRKIGPDPASINACKIGGIVANNASGMCCGTAQNTYHTLAGIRLVLADGTRLDTEDPESVRAFRSSHADLLEQLAHLGRTTRANTELAARIRHKYRLKNTTGLSLNALVDFDEPLDILSHLLVGSEGTLGFISAVTYNTVPDHPHKASALIVFPDVETCCNAVTALKNQPVAAVELLDRRSMRSVQDKPGMPAFVRELSANACALLIETRAASRDLLHEQLAQIMASLASFPVEKQVDFTEDPLENARLWAIRKDTFPAVGAVRQTGTTVIIEDVTFPVEQLAIGVRRLIALFDKHHYDEAILFGHALEGNLHFVFTQGFNNPEEIARYQAFMEDVAELVAVEFGGSLKAEHGTGRNMAPFVEKEWGSDAYQLMWQLKRLLDPNGILNPDVVLSNDPQIHLKHLKPLPAADEIVDKCIECGFCEPVCPSKGLTLSPRQRIVIWRDIQAKKRAGADTRKLEQDYHYQGLDTCAATGLCAQRCPVGINTGELVRKLRQQEASHGKTANWLAHNFKTALQGARFTLHAANGARMLLGAPRLARLSATLNKVSAGRIPQWTPAMPQAENTIRFTAPVDDQRPRVVYLAACVSRVMGPSARDHEQTSLLDKTRGLLEKAGYQVVFPDNQDSLCCGQPFASKGYNAQADEKRQELLAALTKASRGGLDPIYCDTSPCTLRLVQDLQDSRLDLYDPVRFIRTHLLDKLTFTPQQEPIAVHVTCSTQHLGESQALIELARLCSVNVVIPEGIHCCGFAGDKGFTTPELNAHALRSLKDAVQHCNEGISTSRTCEIGLSQHGGIDYHGLVYLVDRVTRAKPV
- a CDS encoding LutC/YkgG family protein, which gives rise to MSAKQNILTKLRQSLTGTTPIADNFDEVLVTKPWTYAPQERVAQLRKLMEAVHTEIHLCTEADWPRRLAELVHDRQLPSLLIAPTTAHGQRVTEHWATRPDLPALKTYDRPIEQWKKELFDDTPASFTTTAGAIAATGSLIIWPTREEPRLMSLVPPVHFALLKASEIYDNLCEAQRIQHWSGGMPTNALLVSGPSKTADIEQVLAYGAHGPKDLVVLIVEDA
- a CDS encoding LutB/LldF family L-lactate oxidation iron-sulfur protein — encoded protein: MNTQTRIPAMEVETDFRSRAHEALGDKQLRGNFRRAMDSLMSKRAAAFSDPEEREDLRALGNAIRARALSKLPDLLEQLERNLIRNGVNVHWAETVEQANDIVLSIVNAHEARQVIKGKSMVSEEMEMNDFLGERGVECLEADMGEYIVQMDHEKPSHIIMPAIHKNAGQVGKLFHEKLGVEYTTDVDQLIQIGRRVLRQKFFEADIGVSGVNFAIAETGTLLLVENEGNGRMVTSVPPVHIAVTGIEKVVENLRDTIPLLSLLTRSALGIPITTYVNMISGPRKPHELDGPQEVHLVLLDNGRTQAFADSELRQTLNCIRCGACMNHCPVYTRVGGHTYGEVYPGPIGKIITPHMAGLSKVPDHPSASSLCGACGEVCPVKIPIPALLRRLREENVKAPDAPERVMRDQGRKYSRKERLIWNAWTKLNTSPALYKAFALMATRLRGLMPGNVGPWTQNHSAPKPAARSLHEMAREHLSKQPGEL
- a CDS encoding (Fe-S)-binding protein, which codes for MSELFYNASPNATRVAPARHGPRQYPTEKPKRVYLFGTCVVDLFFPEAGMDAIHLLEREGIAVEYPQEQSCCGQPAYTSGYTDQAREVARAQLALFADDYPVIVPSGSCAGMFREHYPDLFKDEPDTLEQVRALAARTYELTEFLLFVCKARLNDQGQPIKIALHTSCSARREMNTHLHARELLSQLANVQRVEHDHESECCGFGGTFSVRMPDISGAMVADKTHALKESGADQILTADCGCLMNINGALEKQRESLRGLHLASFLWQRTGEQR
- a CDS encoding lactate permease LctP family transporter; this translates as MQTWQQLYTPLGSLGLSAAAALIPIVFFFLALAVFRLKGHIAGSITLALSVLVAIFAFQMPTDMALAAAGYGFAYGLWPIAWIIVAAVFLYKLTVKSGQFEIIRSSVMSITDDQRLQVLLIGFCFGAFLEGAAGFGAPVAITAALLVGLGLNPLYAAGLCLIANTAPVAFGALGIPIIVAGQVSGIDAFKIGAMAGRQLPLLSVFVPFWLMFMMDGVRGVRETWPAALIAGLSFAITQYFTSNFIGPELPDITSALVSIVSLTLFLKVWQPQRVADSIVVSGGSAAMAGGPGGFSQQRTTVKSPYTLGQIIKAWSPFLILTAMVTIWTLKPFKAMFAAGGALQAWTINIAVPYLDQLVIKGAPIVAKATAMPAVYKFDLIAASGTAILFSAILAMIVLRISPKIGLTTFKETLIELRWAIVSIGMVLAFAFVMNYSGMSSTLALVLAGTGAAFPFFSPFLGWLGVFLTGSDTSANALFGSLQATTAHQIGVSDVLMVAANSSGGVTGKMISPQSIAVACAATGLVGKESDLFRFTLKHSLFFATIVGCITYAQAYWFTGMIVH